The DNA window TCTGGCGGTGGCGCGAGAGCAGAAAGTTCTGCGGCCACTGCGGTGCAAGGACGATGGACAGTAAGACGGAACGGGCCCTTGTATGCCCGGCATGCGGACAGATTGAATATCCGAAGATTTCCCCGGCCGTCATTGTGGCGGTTACAAACGGAGATAAATTGCTGATGTCAAAATACCGCGGCCGTGCATACAGAGGCTATGCCCTGATTGCCGGTTTCGTAGAGATTGGAGAGACATTCGAGGAGACAGTCCGCAGAGAAGTCATGGAGGAAGTCGGCCTGAAGGTCAAAAATATCCGGTATTTCAAGAGCCAGCCCTGGGCATTTACCGATACGGAGATGATTGGATTCTACGCCGAACTGGACGGAGACGACTCCATCCGCCTGGAGGAGGATGAACTTGCCGAGGCAGGCTGGTATACGAGGGAAGAGATTCCGGATGACGAGGTACTGATCAGCGTCGGCAGTGAGATGAAAATGGCCTTTAAATATGGTGACGACTGGATGGAGAAGCTCGGAACGGCAAAAGGAGCAGGGGAGACAGGGGAAACCAGAAAAAGCGCAAGAGCCTGAAACGTACGGAAACGCGATAAGAAATACAGTAATATGGAAAATCGGTAATTTAATAATGATAGAAATACAAACAGGCCGCTGGCGATTATCTGCCGCGGCCTGTTTGTATTTCTATGGGTGATTCTGCGTTTCCTATAATTTCATGATTCCGATTCCCAAAAGTCCCGGTCCTGTATGTACGGCAAGGGATGCGGTGATCTGTTTGGTAAGAAGAAGCTCCCCGTTCGGGATTTCCTTTGAAAGGCGTGGCAGCATCTCGGCGGACGCGGCAGCGGCGTCGCCGTTCAACAGGGAGAACCAAACCGGAGAATCTCCGGCAAATTCCTTCGCCTCGGAGAGAAGCTTGGTCAGACCCTGTCTGGAGCCCCGGATTTTGGCGACTGTATAATAGACACCCTCCTCGTTGCAGGAGATAATCGGTTTCAGATTTAAGATACTGCCTACGATGGAGGTGACGAGTCCGATCCGTCCCCCCTTCTGCAGATAGGTCAGGGTATCCATATAATAGAAGATCTTCGAATCCTTCACCTTGCCGGGAAGGATGCGGACCAGTTCGTCATAGGACATGCCTTCCTCCAGCTTTTTCGCGGCCCATAC is part of the [Clostridium] symbiosum genome and encodes:
- the nudC gene encoding NAD(+) diphosphatase, which produces MIQDIAPHKFDNAFSDRKPELDDYVLLIHNNGALLINREAEVQDKSGNMENQNAFFAREALFEIPTFSDLAAIVPDARKRAVYLFSIDEKPYFLLEKKEGEEIEGNGCLEWKGTQYFRMMEPMFQAFAAITATQVWRWRESRKFCGHCGARTMDSKTERALVCPACGQIEYPKISPAVIVAVTNGDKLLMSKYRGRAYRGYALIAGFVEIGETFEETVRREVMEEVGLKVKNIRYFKSQPWAFTDTEMIGFYAELDGDDSIRLEEDELAEAGWYTREEIPDDEVLISVGSEMKMAFKYGDDWMEKLGTAKGAGETGETRKSARA
- a CDS encoding DegV family protein, yielding MNVDYNANENKDTHEKVAILIDSGCDVTDELIRQYHMKLLRLHVIYPEKDYSDDLDITPQMVYSRFPGEIPHTSTPGPQEVKDMVDEIKREGYTHVLSFAISSGLSGTYNTICGVLNEETELTSFVLDTRNVSFGSGVLAVWAAKKLEEGMSYDELVRILPGKVKDSKIFYYMDTLTYLQKGGRIGLVTSIVGSILNLKPIISCNEEGVYYTVAKIRGSRQGLTKLLSEAKEFAGDSPVWFSLLNGDAAAASAEMLPRLSKEIPNGELLLTKQITASLAVHTGPGLLGIGIMKL